ACTCGGTCCAGTGTGGACCCGAAACCCTCTCGTAGCACTTGACCTCTCCGATGAGTCGGTGTATCTCCGCCATCACCACGTCAAAGTCCTGGCTTGTCGTCAGATTCTGGTGATGTGTACAAGTCCCATGCATCACGAACGCCGGGACACCGAACGTGTTCTGGATGTCCCTGATGACTGCAGATGGGAGCGCGCTACTGCCGAGGTCTCTGAATGGACCGGGGTGAACGTACAGAACAACCCCCACCGCCGCCAGAGTGGGCCCTCTCTTGATGACGACCACCTCTATGGGGACGTCTTGGACTGTGGCTATCTTGGACATCAGCTGCTCGAAGGGACAGGGGTCTCCCACAAGGTAGTCGTATCCGAAGGACCGAAGCAGTTCCGGACCGCTTATGCCAAGGTCCCTTTCAAATGGTCTACTGACCGCGCGAAAGATGTGGTTCACTCCGATAGAACAGAGAGCAAAGGAGAGAACTGCAGACACCCACCAGAAGGGCGAGAGCGACAAGAATGAGGGCACTGAATGGACCAGAGTCAGGACTGTGACATACCAGAGCAGGGGCGGCATGAGCGTTGCAGCGGTGTTGCGTAACGGATGATGGTCGCTGAGACCAGTTGCTAGGAATGTGAAGAGGAGGAACGCGGCCACCATGCCTGCGCTCCAGAGGCGTACTTCGGTATAGGGGTTCACTGTGATAGCGGCGATGACTGTGCCGACGAGACCGATGAGTATCCATATGTAGACCCCCATCTGCACTATCCCGGTCGTCCTTCTGGCATCAAGCGGTGATCCTGGCTTCCGCACCAGTGCGTACATCAGTGCGTAGCCTACGAACACGGGCACGACGAGGAGCATGAGATAGTAGCACAAGTACGCAGGGGGGTTCAAGACCGGACCGGACAGAAGTCTCACAGCTGTCGACAACAAGGCGCCCAACGCAACTGCAAGGACAATCCTGATGACTA
The genomic region above belongs to Candidatus Thorarchaeota archaeon and contains:
- a CDS encoding DUF2070 family protein; this encodes MGEKAKVKETIGLYSKLWQLPTFRGIVIRIVLAVALGALLSTAVRLLSGPVLNPPAYLCYYLMLLVVPVFVGYALMYALVRKPGSPLDARRTTGIVQMGVYIWILIGLVGTVIAAITVNPYTEVRLWSAGMVAAFLLFTFLATGLSDHHPLRNTAATLMPPLLWYVTVLTLVHSVPSFLSLSPFWWVSAVLSFALCSIGVNHIFRAVSRPFERDLGISGPELLRSFGYDYLVGDPCPFEQLMSKIATVQDVPIEVVVIKRGPTLAAVGVVLYVHPGPFRDLGSSALPSAVIRDIQNTFGVPAFVMHGTCTHHQNLTTSQDFDVVMAEIHRLIGEVKCYERVSGPHWTE